A region from the Arachis ipaensis cultivar K30076 chromosome B01, Araip1.1, whole genome shotgun sequence genome encodes:
- the LOC107637612 gene encoding UPF0613 protein PB24D3.06c isoform X2 — MNPPSPSPPSPSVSSSSYTPASWFSGIVRGGRPDRSSSFKMSANSTVAATADFSGPIVRKNQFRGVLFKYGPNPIQVAFKTGDYKRQVIFIGGLTDGFLATAYLELLANALDRENWSLVQFLMSSSYSGYGTSSLHQDAKEVDQLINYLINKQDSEGVVLLGHSTGCQDIVHYMRTNFACSKAVRAAILQAPVSDREYRATLPETASMIDLAAKMISEGRGSELMPREADPCSPITAYRYHSLCAYNGDDDLFSSDLSEDQLRMRLGHMSSTHCQVSIYQLYFQWQMNMCQIMSIRRNLLNDYAEQWGVQRK; from the exons ATGAATCCTCCGTCGCCTTCCCCTCCTTCTCCCTCTGTCTCCTCCTCTTCTTATACTCCCGCTTCCTGGTTCTCTGGGATCGTCAGGGGCGGCCGTCCCGATAGGTCTTCCAGCTTTAAAATGTCCGCTAACTCCACGGTTGCCGCCACCGCTGACTTTTCCGGTCCTATCGTCCGCAAAAATCAGTTCCGTGGGGTACTCTTCAAGTACGGTCCAAATCCTATTCAG GTTGCATTTAAGACTGGCGATTACAAACGGCAAGTCATTTTTATTGGTGGATTGACCGATGGTTTTCTTGCTACTGC CTACTTGGAACTTCTCGCAAATGCCTTGGACCGTGAAAATTGGTCACTGGTTCAATTCCTCATGTCATCTTCTTACAGTGGATACGGCACCTCCAGCTTGCACcaa GATGCTAAAGAGGTGGATCAGCTGATTAATTATCTAATTAACAAACAAGATTCCGAAGGTGTGGTATTACTTGGGCATAGTACTGGTTGTCAG GATATTGTGCATTACATGCGAACAAATTTTGCTTGCTCCAAAGCTGTTCGTGCTGCCATCTTGCAG GCTCCAGTCAGTGACAGGGAATATCGAGCGACACTCCCTGAGACAGCTTCTATGATTGACTTGGCGGCTAAAATGATAAGTGAAGGCCGAGGTTCAGAATTAATGCCAAGAGAAGCAGATCCTTGTTCTCCAATAACTGCATACAG ATATCACTCCCTTTGTGCATATAATGGTGATGACGACTTGTTCAGTTCCGATCTGAGTGAAGATCAGTTGAGGATGAGGCTTGGACACATGTCTAGCACACATTGCCAGGTGAGCATATACCA GTTATATTTTCAATGGCAGATGAATATGTGCCAGATTATGTCAATAAGAAGGAACTTGTTGAACG ATTATGCAGAGCAATGGGGGGTGCAGAGAAAGTAG
- the LOC107637583 gene encoding uncharacterized protein LOC107637583 isoform X1, whose amino-acid sequence MRFTWAYALSITVVVLIVASAVASCFTSPVEKLLKDFLIWVDRDLGPWGPLALVAAYVPLTILSVPPSVLTVGGGYLFGFTIGFLADSIGATIGAAIAFLLGRTVGNSLVISRLNDYPKFRDVAIAIQRSGFKIVLLLRLVPWLPFGMLNYLLSVTPVSLGEYTLASWLGMMPLTLALVYVGTTLKDISDVTHGWGALSKTHWALIILSLVISVILMICVTRVAKSALDKALAECEENQDIDIEGTSTLQQLAADSSADLNQPLIISDQANGNQQK is encoded by the exons ATGAGATTCACGTGGGCCTACGCTCTTAGCATCACAGTTGTGGTTCTCATTGTTGCATCTGCTGTTGCTTCTTGTTTCACTTCTCCAGTTGAAAAG CTTTTGAAAGATTTCTTGATATGGGTTGATCGTGATCTTGGGCCATGGGGTCCACTTGCTCT GGTAGCTGCTTACGTTCCCTTAACTATCTTGTCTGTTCCACCTTCTGTGCTAACT GTTGGTGGTGGGTATCTCTTTGGGTTTACAATAGGCTTTCTTGCTGACTCTATTGGTGCAACAATTGGTGCTGCAATTGCGTTTCTTCTTGGTAGAACA GTTGGGAATTCACTAGTTATCTCTAGGTTGAATGATTATCCCAAGTTTAGAGATGTGGCAATAGCAATTCAAAGATCTGGCTTTAAG ATTGTGTTACTTCTTAGGCTTGTACCATGGCTACCATTTGGCATGCTAAATTACCTGCTCTCTGTGACTCCTGTTTCATTAGGGGAATACACACTAGCTTCCTGGTTAGGAATGATG CCATTAACTCTGGCACTTGTATATGTTGGAACAACCCTGAAGGATATATCTGATGTCACGCATGGTTGGGGTGCGTTATCAAAGACTCATTGG GCTCTCATCATATTAAGCCTTGTAATATCTG TGATTCTGATGATATGTGTTACCAGAGTAGCCAAGTCAGCTTTAGATAAAGCCTTAGCTGAATGTGAAGAGAATCAAGATATAGACATAGAAGGCACCAGTACTTTGCAACAGTTAGCCGCTGATTCATCTGCAGATCTTAATCAGCCTCTCATAATATCAGATCAGGCCAATGGCAATCAACAGAAGTAA
- the LOC107637602 gene encoding uncharacterized protein LOC107637602: MPEKVVVNQWGVWSIPIHHWRVGLLTALVLFGMVLVWSIDGCTVKNLIHTWRLRQDYHLSVVRVHSPNFTHSNQNLLPSHYVATSLDRKAHLGSQDQDPVTVSWISSELEANLTSNLLAHWSAHGGEPCKDSKTVEIVIPGLDGGERMIELSAGDVHEYGFQALDELGKPHCVGGDYFETDLSGESWKSRPLVKDFSNGSYSVSLQVHPDFEGVYNLTIILLYRHFEGLKFTPWRFVHDRVLRNIAIRFYRTSAQLPELKACKASDFSRDVWCGRWTRHAKNDECLIGNDGRYRCLAPDFPCKAPWCDGSLGTLESNGWVYSTHCSFKMYSAESAWNCLKGRWIFFWGDSNHVDTIRNMLNFILDLPEIHAVPRRFDMNFSNPKDPSQTIRITSIFNGHWNETQNYLGLDSLRDEGFQNLLLKYFSEDTIPDTVIMNSGLHDGVHWRNIRAFSVGADYAASFWANVMRMVKQRGLAWPRVFYRNTVATGGYARSLAFNPNKMEVFNGVFLEKLKQAGVVSGVIDNFDMTFPWHFDNRCNDGVHYGRAPAKMKWRDGQIGHQYFVDLMLAHVLLNALCST, translated from the coding sequence ATGCCTGAGAAGGTGGTGGTGAATCAATGGGGAGTGTGGTCCATTCCAATACACCATTGGCGTGTTGGGTTGCTCACAGCTTTGGTTTTGTTTGGAATGGTTCTTGTTTGGAGCATTGATGGATGCACCGTCAAGAATCTCATTCATACTTGGAGGCTTCGCCAAGATTATCATCTTTCTGTTGTAAGGGTTCATTCTCCTAACTTTACTCATTCCAATCAAAATCTTTTACCTTCTCATTATGTTGCCACTAGTTTGGATAGAAAAGCTCATTTAGGGTCCCAAGATCAAGATCCTGTTACTGTAAGTTGGATTTCAAGTGAACTTGAAGCCAATTTGACTTCAAACCTTCTAGCTCATTGGTCTGCTCATGGAGGAGAACCTTGTAAGGATTCCAAGACTGTAGAGATTGTGATTCCTGGTTTGGATGGTGGTGAAAGAATGATAGAGCTATCAGCTGGTGATGTTCATGAGTATGGATTTCAAGCATTGGATGAGTTAGGGAAGCCTCACTGTGTTGGTGGTGATTACTTTGAAACTGATCTTTCAGGAGAGTCATGGAAATCTAGGCCTTTAGTGAAGGATTTCAGCAATGGTTCTTACTCTGTTTCACTGCAAGTTCATCCAGACTTTGAGGGGGTTTACAACCTCACCATAATCCTGCTTTATAGACACTTTGAAGGACTCAAATTCACCCCGTGGAGATTTGTTCATGATCGAGTTCTTCGCAACATTGCGATAAGGTTCTACAGAACCAGTGCTCAATTACCAGAACTCAAGGCTTGCAAAGCTTCTGATTTTAGCAGGGATGTGTGGTGTGGAAGGTGGACAAGGCATGCCAAGAATGATGAATGTCTCATAGGTAATGATGGTAGGTATCGATGCTTAGCGCCGGATTTTCCTTGCAAAGCTCCATGGTGTGATGGCTCCTTGGGAACTCTGGAGAGTAATGGTTGGGTGTACTCAACTCACTGCTCATTCAAGATGTATTCAGCTGAGTCTGCTTGGAACTGCTTGAAGGGTCGCTGGATTTTCTTTTGGGGCGATTCGAATCATGTTGACACTATCCGAAATATGCTCAATTTCATTCTGGATTTGCCAGAGATACATGCTGTCCCAAGACGATTTGACATGAACTTCTCGAACCCAAAAGATCCTTCTCAAACAATTAGGATTACAAGCATCTTCAATGGGCATTGGAATGAGACACAAAACTATCTAGGATTGGATTCTCTGAGGGATGAAGGGTTTCAAAATTTGTTGTTGAAATACTTCTCAGAAGACACAATCCCAGACACTGTGATCATGAACTCCGGCTTGCACGATGGGGTACACTGGCGTAATATAAGAGCATTTTCTGTTGGAGCAGACTATGCAGCATCTTTTTGGGCCAATGTTATGAGGATGGTGAAACAAAGGGGACTGGCATGGCCTAGAGTCTTTTACAGGAACACTGTTGCAACTGGTGGATATGCAAGATCACTAGCATTTAATCCCAACAAAATGGAGGTTTTCAATGGTGTGTTCTTAGAGAAATTAAAGCAAGCTGGCGTTGTGTCTGGTGTGATCGATAACTTTGATATGACATTTCCATGGCACTTTGATAACCGTTGTAATGATGGTGTTCACTACGGAAGGGCTCCGGCGAAGATGAAGTGGCGAGACGGCCAAATTGGGCATCAATATTTTGTGGACCTCATGTTAGCTCATGTTCTTCTCAATGCATTATGTTCAACATAG
- the LOC107637612 gene encoding UPF0613 protein PB24D3.06c isoform X1, which yields MNPPSPSPPSPSVSSSSYTPASWFSGIVRGGRPDRSSSFKMSANSTVAATADFSGPIVRKNQFRGVLFKYGPNPIQVAFKTGDYKRQVIFIGGLTDGFLATAYLELLANALDRENWSLVQFLMSSSYSGYGTSSLHQDAKEVDQLINYLINKQDSEGVVLLGHSTGCQDIVHYMRTNFACSKAVRAAILQAPVSDREYRATLPETASMIDLAAKMISEGRGSELMPREADPCSPITAYRYHSLCAYNGDDDLFSSDLSEDQLRMRLGHMSSTHCQVIFSMADEYVPDYVNKKELVERLCRAMGGAEKVEIEYGNHSLSNRSEEAVLAIIDFLKREGPKGWDDPWN from the exons ATGAATCCTCCGTCGCCTTCCCCTCCTTCTCCCTCTGTCTCCTCCTCTTCTTATACTCCCGCTTCCTGGTTCTCTGGGATCGTCAGGGGCGGCCGTCCCGATAGGTCTTCCAGCTTTAAAATGTCCGCTAACTCCACGGTTGCCGCCACCGCTGACTTTTCCGGTCCTATCGTCCGCAAAAATCAGTTCCGTGGGGTACTCTTCAAGTACGGTCCAAATCCTATTCAG GTTGCATTTAAGACTGGCGATTACAAACGGCAAGTCATTTTTATTGGTGGATTGACCGATGGTTTTCTTGCTACTGC CTACTTGGAACTTCTCGCAAATGCCTTGGACCGTGAAAATTGGTCACTGGTTCAATTCCTCATGTCATCTTCTTACAGTGGATACGGCACCTCCAGCTTGCACcaa GATGCTAAAGAGGTGGATCAGCTGATTAATTATCTAATTAACAAACAAGATTCCGAAGGTGTGGTATTACTTGGGCATAGTACTGGTTGTCAG GATATTGTGCATTACATGCGAACAAATTTTGCTTGCTCCAAAGCTGTTCGTGCTGCCATCTTGCAG GCTCCAGTCAGTGACAGGGAATATCGAGCGACACTCCCTGAGACAGCTTCTATGATTGACTTGGCGGCTAAAATGATAAGTGAAGGCCGAGGTTCAGAATTAATGCCAAGAGAAGCAGATCCTTGTTCTCCAATAACTGCATACAG ATATCACTCCCTTTGTGCATATAATGGTGATGACGACTTGTTCAGTTCCGATCTGAGTGAAGATCAGTTGAGGATGAGGCTTGGACACATGTCTAGCACACATTGCCAG GTTATATTTTCAATGGCAGATGAATATGTGCCAGATTATGTCAATAAGAAGGAACTTGTTGAACG ATTATGCAGAGCAATGGGGGGTGCAGAGAAAGTAGAAATTGAATATGGAAACCACTCACTCTCTAACAGATCTGAAGAAGCTGTCCTAGCTATCATTGATTTCTTAAAAAGAGAAGGACCCAAGGGCTGGGATGATCCATGGAATTAG
- the LOC107637583 gene encoding uncharacterized protein LOC107637583 isoform X2 has protein sequence MGSTCSGSCLRSLNYLVCSTFCANFTMLDIQVGGGYLFGFTIGFLADSIGATIGAAIAFLLGRTVGNSLVISRLNDYPKFRDVAIAIQRSGFKIVLLLRLVPWLPFGMLNYLLSVTPVSLGEYTLASWLGMMPLTLALVYVGTTLKDISDVTHGWGALSKTHWALIILSLVISVILMICVTRVAKSALDKALAECEENQDIDIEGTSTLQQLAADSSADLNQPLIISDQANGNQQK, from the exons ATGGGGTCCACTTGCTCT GGTAGCTGCTTACGTTCCCTTAACTATCTTGTCTGTTCCACCTTCTGTGCTAACT TCACCATGCTTGATATTCAGGTTGGTGGTGGGTATCTCTTTGGGTTTACAATAGGCTTTCTTGCTGACTCTATTGGTGCAACAATTGGTGCTGCAATTGCGTTTCTTCTTGGTAGAACA GTTGGGAATTCACTAGTTATCTCTAGGTTGAATGATTATCCCAAGTTTAGAGATGTGGCAATAGCAATTCAAAGATCTGGCTTTAAG ATTGTGTTACTTCTTAGGCTTGTACCATGGCTACCATTTGGCATGCTAAATTACCTGCTCTCTGTGACTCCTGTTTCATTAGGGGAATACACACTAGCTTCCTGGTTAGGAATGATG CCATTAACTCTGGCACTTGTATATGTTGGAACAACCCTGAAGGATATATCTGATGTCACGCATGGTTGGGGTGCGTTATCAAAGACTCATTGG GCTCTCATCATATTAAGCCTTGTAATATCTG TGATTCTGATGATATGTGTTACCAGAGTAGCCAAGTCAGCTTTAGATAAAGCCTTAGCTGAATGTGAAGAGAATCAAGATATAGACATAGAAGGCACCAGTACTTTGCAACAGTTAGCCGCTGATTCATCTGCAGATCTTAATCAGCCTCTCATAATATCAGATCAGGCCAATGGCAATCAACAGAAGTAA
- the LOC107619882 gene encoding uncharacterized protein LOC107619882: MTKNKKQVRSIMDKVQGFRLASFGGCFDSCRDHTRGSRTGTRIWNFSDKPVELQIRVGSILKKIHTLKPGSSKRMKCRSIYKAYMPSGGNDGSLKNLLYHYDETCHPYIWIHDTGCDSLRMGKQQYISLEDLRDSSDIRIFRDHQRGCVSVRKRTRPDLC, translated from the coding sequence ATGACAAAGAACAAGAAGCAGGTCAGGTCCATCATGGACAAAGTGCAAGGATTTCGCCTTGCATCTTTCGGCGGCTGCTTTGACAGCTGTCGTGACCATACTCGAGGCTCTCGAACCGGGACAAGGATATGGAACTTTAGTGATAAGCCAGTGGAGCTGCAAATAAGGGTGGGATCAATACTAAAGAAGATTCACACATTGAAGCCAGGATCATCCAAGAGAATGAAGTGTAGAAGCATATATAAGGCATATATGCCTAGTGGTGGGAATGATGGCAGCTTGAAGAACTTGTTGTATCACTATGATGAAACTTGTCACCCTTATATTTGGATCCATGACACAGGCTGTGATTCCTTGAGGATGGGGAAACAACAGTATATTAGTCTTGAGGATCTCAGGGATTCTTCTGATATCAGAATCTTCAGGGATCATCAGAGAGGCTGCGTATCGGTTCGCAAAAGAACAAGGCCAGATTTGTGCTGA
- the LOC107637612 gene encoding UPF0613 protein PB24D3.06c isoform X3 has translation MNPPSPSPPSPSVSSSSYTPASWFSGIVRGGRPDRSSSFKMSANSTVAATADFSGPIVRKNQFRGVLFKYGPNPIQVAFKTGDYKRQVIFIGGLTDGFLATAYLELLANALDRENWSLVQFLMSSSYSGYGTSSLHQDAKEVDQLINYLINKQDSEGVVLLGHSTGCQDIVHYMRTNFACSKAVRAAILQAPVSDREYRATLPETASMIDLAAKMISEGRGSELMPREADPCSPITAYRYHSLCAYNGDDDLFSSDLSEDQLRMRLGHMSSTHCQKVYTNCLWECYFTIEGDLNRKRTYYHLPRPGSYSRGG, from the exons ATGAATCCTCCGTCGCCTTCCCCTCCTTCTCCCTCTGTCTCCTCCTCTTCTTATACTCCCGCTTCCTGGTTCTCTGGGATCGTCAGGGGCGGCCGTCCCGATAGGTCTTCCAGCTTTAAAATGTCCGCTAACTCCACGGTTGCCGCCACCGCTGACTTTTCCGGTCCTATCGTCCGCAAAAATCAGTTCCGTGGGGTACTCTTCAAGTACGGTCCAAATCCTATTCAG GTTGCATTTAAGACTGGCGATTACAAACGGCAAGTCATTTTTATTGGTGGATTGACCGATGGTTTTCTTGCTACTGC CTACTTGGAACTTCTCGCAAATGCCTTGGACCGTGAAAATTGGTCACTGGTTCAATTCCTCATGTCATCTTCTTACAGTGGATACGGCACCTCCAGCTTGCACcaa GATGCTAAAGAGGTGGATCAGCTGATTAATTATCTAATTAACAAACAAGATTCCGAAGGTGTGGTATTACTTGGGCATAGTACTGGTTGTCAG GATATTGTGCATTACATGCGAACAAATTTTGCTTGCTCCAAAGCTGTTCGTGCTGCCATCTTGCAG GCTCCAGTCAGTGACAGGGAATATCGAGCGACACTCCCTGAGACAGCTTCTATGATTGACTTGGCGGCTAAAATGATAAGTGAAGGCCGAGGTTCAGAATTAATGCCAAGAGAAGCAGATCCTTGTTCTCCAATAACTGCATACAG ATATCACTCCCTTTGTGCATATAATGGTGATGACGACTTGTTCAGTTCCGATCTGAGTGAAGATCAGTTGAGGATGAGGCTTGGACACATGTCTAGCACACATTGCCAG AAGGTATATACGAATTGTCTTTGGGAATGTTATTTTACAATTGAAGGAGACCTAAACAGGAAGAGAACATATTACCATTTACCAAGACCTGGCTCATATAGTCGGGGTGGGTGA